In Aegilops tauschii subsp. strangulata cultivar AL8/78 chromosome 3, Aet v6.0, whole genome shotgun sequence, one genomic interval encodes:
- the LOC109731741 gene encoding probable disease resistance protein RXW24L yields MEATAISIGKSVLSGALNYAQSAVAEEVALQLGVQRDHSFISDELEMMQSFLMAAHDERDDNRVVRTWVKQVRDVSYTVEDCLLDFAVRLEKQSWWCLSRKVLARRYVAMQMKELRAKVEEVSQRSQRYHLIKGSSSKPTSAVGQPIMSSATMSAADDARLRWQKAKMDLVELINCEDSALQVIALWGTTSTDLGEISIIKTAYEDPMIHKNFDCCAWITLMGPFSQTDFIRSIARQICVNSLQETGEEGKKTIGAQVLKMMATTKEDGLACDFERYLNDKSYLIVLNDIHSIEQWDCIKTCFPNNNKGSRIIVCTKQVEVACLCIGAEDEALVHKKLFADQSLYAFYSKVSHEGRNSMEKGSIPFVVSTGVNSSRHKNILTRTETMATLEESRLIGRGNEKEEIIKLISNKDLQRFRVISLWGMGGIGKTTLVRDIYQSQEISSMFDKRACVTVMRPFNPVTLRGSLVVQLGGKDEKDLRRCLEGRRYLLVLDDLWSRVEWDAIKQYLPETAASCIIVTTREENIAKHCSKDERNIYKLNHLGLDDACTLFTKKVFKETVNLDEQYPELVEQAKLILKKCRGLPLALVTIGGFLASQPKTAFEWRKLNEHISAELEMNPELELIKAVLLKSYDGLPYYLKACFLYLAIFPEDYMILRRRLVRRWIAEGYSSEVRGRSVEEVLDSYFMELIGRSIILPSQQSIHSRKGIDSCHVHDLIREIAISKAMEENLVFTLEEGCSLNNQGTVRHLAISSNWNGDQCEFENILDLSRLRSLTVFGNWRQFYISDKMRLLRVLDLEGEWELVDHHLKHIGKLVHLRYLSLRGHASVFHVPNSLGNLRQLQTLDISGTSIMKLPRTIIKLVKMQRILASGIGTEYTGLYDPDVPALLRLPLCSALCCVACCAPGIFTEELYLEDDAQFNRRDVCTAFCCNILPYYAAGGQNPGGVEVPSGIWKLKALHTLRTVDISAGKAVLQDIKRLTRLCKLGLLGINKRNSQELCSTIACLSGLESLSLDSRRETGLSGCLDGVSSPPENLQSLKLIGNLVKLPEWIQGLKNLVKLKLEWSRISEHDAAIQVLGNLPNLATLRLLDDSFAGEEVGFSFRQEAFPCLKVLQLDWIGNLKSVGFEEGAAPKLELLQYIGWINDFRVGLFSGLACLPSLKEFMLYREHWVKTEFVEHLRGQLAENINGPVLKSWQ; encoded by the exons ATGGAGGCGACGGCCATCAGCATCGGCAAGTCCGTGTTGAGCGGGGCGCTCAACTACGCCCAGTCGGCCGTGGCCGAGGAGGTGGCTCTGCAGCTCGGTGTCCAGCGTGACCACTCCTTCATCTCGGACGAGCTCGAGATGATGCAGTCATTCCTGATGGCTGCACACGACGAGAGAGATGACAATAGGGTGGTCAGGACTTGGGTGAAACAAGTCCGTGACGTGTCCTACACCGTCGAGGACTGCCTCCTGGATTTTGCTGTCCGTCTCGAGAAGCAATCCTGGTGGTGTCTCTCTCGCAAGGTGCTGGCCCGCCGATATGTGGCGATGCAGATGAAGGAGCTCAGAGCCAAGGTGGAGGAGGTCAGCCAGAGGAGCCAACGGTACCACCTCATCAAGGGCTCTAGCTCCAAGCCTACCTCTGCTGTTGGGCAGCCTATCATGTCTAGTGCGACGATGTCTGCTGCCGATGATGCAAGGCTGCGGTGGCAGAAAGCAAAAATGGATCTTGTCGAGTTGATCAATTGCGAGGATAGTGCACTTCAAGTGATAGCGTTATGGGGCACAACTAGCACTGATCTGGGGGAGATATCCATCATCAAAACTGCTTATGAAGATCCCATGATACACAAGAATTTTGATTGCTGTGCTTGGATCACATTGATGGGTCCTTTCAGTCAGACAGACTTCATTCGAAGCATTGCTAGGCAAATCTGTGTTAACTCTCTTCAAGAGACAGGAGAAGAAGGGAAAAAAACTATTGGGGCCCAAGTTTTGAAGATGATGGCGACGACGAAAGAAGATGGTTTGGCTTGTGATTTCGAAAGATATTTGAATGACAAGAGTTACCTAATTGTACTCAATGACATACACAGCATTGAACAGTGGGATTGCATTAAAACATGTTTCCCAAACAACAACAAAGGAAGCCGAATCATAGTATGCACTAAGCAAGTTGAAGTTGCATGCTTATGCATAGGAGCAGAGGATGAAGCTCTAGTGCATAAGAAGTTATTTGCTGATCAGTCTCTTTATGCTTTCTATAGTAAG GTTTCTCATGAGGGAAGAAATTCAATGGAAAAAGGCTCCATCCCATTTGTAGTCTCTACTGGTGTTAACAGCTCTAGACACAAGAACATCCTCACTCGAACGGAGACAATGGCTACTCTAGAGGAATCTCGTCTCATTGGAAGAGGGAATGAAAAAGAGGAAATCATCAAACTAATCTCAAATAAAGATCTCCAGCGATTTCGTGTGATCTCCTTGTGGGGCATGGGCGGTATTGGAAAAACAACACTAGTGAGAGATATCTATCAAAGCCAAGAGATTAGTAGCATGTTTGATAAGCGTGCTTGTGTCACAGTAATGCGTCCTTTCAATCCAGTAACACTCCGTGGGAGCTTAGTTGTGCAACTCGGAGGTAAAGATGAGAAAGATTTAAGGAGGTGTTTAGAAGGAAGGAGATATTTGCTTGTTCTTGATGATCTTTGGTCCAGAGTAGAGTGGGATGCTATAAAGCAATATTTGCCAGAAACGGCAGCAAGCTGCATAATAGTCACCACAAGGGAAGAGAATATTGCCAAGCACTGCTCAAAGGATGAAAGAAATATATACAAGCTGAACCATCTGGGTCTTGATGACGCATGTACCCTCTTCACCAAAAAG GTATTTAAGGAGACCGTAAATTTGGATGAGCAATATCCAGAGTTGGTTGAACAAGCAAAATTGATATTGAAGAAGTGCAGAGGACTTCCCCTTGCACTAGTCACCATAGGTGGCTTCTTGGCAAGCCAACCAAAAACTGCTTTTGAATGGAGAAAATTGAATGAGCATATCAGTGCTGAGTTGGAGATGAATCCAGAACTTGAGCTCATAAAAGCAGTCCTTCTGAAAAGCTATGATGGTTTACCCTATTACCTCAAGGCTTGTTTCTTGTATCTGGCCATCTTTCCTGAAGACTACATGATTCTGCGGAGACGCTTAGTGCGTCGGTGGATTGCAGAGGGTTACTCAAGTGAGGTGCGTGGCAGGTCTGTGGAGGAAGTATTGGACTCTTACTTCATGGAACTCATAGGCAGGAGCATTATTCTGCCATCTCAACAGTCAATTCATAGTAGGAAAGGAATTGACTCCTgccatgtccatgatctcattcGTGAAATTGCCATCTCAAAGGCTATGGAGGAGAATCTTGTTTTCACACTGGAGGAAGGGTGCAGCTTAAACAACCAAGGCACAGTGCGTCATCTTGCTATAAGTAGCAACTGGAATGGTGATCAGTGTGAGTTTGAGAATATATTAGACTTGTCGCGCCTACGATCATTGACAGTGTTTGGAAATTGGAGGCAGTTTTACATTTCAGATAAGATGAGGTTGCTACGAGTACTGGATTTGGAAGGCGAGTGGGAACTAGTTGATCATCACCTTAAGCACATTGGGAAGCTTGTACACCTTAGATATCTTTCTCTAAGGGGACATGCTTCTGTATTTCACGTGCCAAATTCGTTGGGGAACCTGAGACAACTCCAGACACTAGATATTTCAGGTACCAGCATAATGAAGCTGCCAAGGACCATCATCAAGCTTGTCAAGATGCAACGGATTCTTGCTAGTGGGATAGGAACGGAATATACCGGTTTATACGATCCAGATGTGCCGGCACTGCTCAGATTGCCTCTCTGTTCAGCGTTGTGTTGTGTGGCATGCTGTGCACCTGGGATTTTCACAGAGGAACTCTATCTTGAGGATGATGCACAATTTAACAGGCGTGATGTATGCACTGCGTTCTGTTGTAACATATTACCTTATTATGCGGCAGGAGGACAAAATCCAGGTGGTGTTGAAGTGCCAAGTGGGATTTGGAAACTGAAGGCCCTGCACACACTCCGTACCGTGGACATATCAGCGGGAAAGGCTGTTCTCCAAGATATAAAAAGGTTGACCCGGTTATGCAAGTTAGGATTGCTAGGCATCAACAAGAGAAACAGTCAAGAGTTGTGTTCAACAATTGCTTGTCTCAGCGGCCTGGAGTCATTGTCACTCGACTCACGCCGAGAGACAGGTTTATCAGGTTGCTTGGATGGCGTGTCCTCACCTCCAGAAAACCTGCAGAGCCTCAAGTTGATAGGCAACCTGGTTAAACTGCCGGAGTGGATCCAGGGGCTCAAAAATCTCGTGAAGCTGAAGCTAGAGTGGTCGAGGATATCGGAGCACGATGCGGCCATACAAGTCCTTGGGAATCTACCAAACCTGGCCACCCTACGTCTATTGGATGACTCGTTCGCCGGTGAAGAGGTTGGTTTCAGTTTCCGCCAGGAGGCATTCCCGTGCCTGAAGGTGCTGCAGCTGGATTGGATAGGAAACCTCAAGTCGGTGGGATTTGAAGAAGGAGCAGCCCCTAAGCTTGAGTTGCTGCAGTATATTGGTTGGATCAATGACTTCAGGGTTGGGTTGTTCTCTGGGTTAGCATGCCTCCCAAGCCTCAAAGAATTTATGCTGTATAGGGAGCACTGGGTGAAGACTGAGTTCGTGGAGCACTTGCGAGGCCAGCTGGCGGAGAACATAAATGGGCCCGTTTTGAAGAGTTGGCAGTAG